One region of Nitrospirota bacterium genomic DNA includes:
- a CDS encoding tetratricopeptide repeat protein, with translation MKPLDKLSPAASGALLVLIVSAVFSNVFQNSFHLDDFHTLLYNDHVHSLKDFPAFFTSGKGFSGTPFISGFRPLTVFINALNYRVSQTSPVGYHLVNLLLHLACSFLVWRIAFQLSQIKAVGLLSGFIFSLHPMNTEVVNYISSRSSSLSALFYLASFSAFIQYRRHPRIKWLTLSLLAFFLALLSKEVAITLPLLLISYDFLYQRHLKKREKVGIYFAYGFLVVLFLAVRHYFMTGGGAGGFSSPVSANHLIDAKNIFLGSVYLATQYLRLTFFPYPLTADHPFPKMELGPLLIFCLLFWVLAGLLLFVFRRHKTLLFLTSWFVITLLPVFLLPGMTSLSIFQENRGYLSGGGIVILVAWVLVNLKNQLIKTHPSLNYGFAVFLWLGISLFSYESYLRNQVWKSEVTLWGDAFKKNPASFIACFSLGYGYLGENNLDQALYFFKQSLNLFPPKDYLYYIHNNLGTVYYRQENNQKAFKEYLIAKELSPILPEAHINLALLYLKQGSYKKAAEELDTEMDVNYKHMEQRVLAAVEIERQGGKEAAGPLFLKIFSRLPDLPEYEGLRSLSKNHLKRLSFPMKRSSFSPFPLKKAFKRFNFV, from the coding sequence ATCTCGATGATTTTCACACCCTTCTCTATAACGATCATGTTCATTCCTTAAAAGATTTCCCGGCCTTTTTTACGTCCGGGAAGGGCTTCAGCGGCACGCCTTTTATTTCGGGGTTTCGTCCTTTAACCGTTTTTATAAATGCTTTGAATTACAGGGTCAGTCAAACCTCGCCTGTGGGTTATCACCTCGTCAATCTGCTCCTGCATCTGGCATGCTCTTTTTTGGTTTGGCGGATTGCTTTTCAATTGTCTCAAATTAAGGCGGTCGGACTGTTATCCGGATTTATTTTTTCTCTTCATCCCATGAATACCGAAGTCGTCAATTATATTTCAAGCCGATCTTCTTCGCTTTCAGCTTTATTTTATCTTGCCTCCTTTTCAGCGTTCATTCAGTACCGAAGACACCCTCGCATAAAATGGCTCACGTTGTCGCTCCTGGCCTTTTTTCTCGCGTTGCTCAGCAAAGAAGTCGCGATTACCTTACCCCTTCTCTTAATCAGCTATGACTTCTTGTATCAGCGACATTTAAAGAAAAGAGAAAAGGTCGGCATTTATTTTGCCTACGGTTTTTTGGTTGTTCTTTTTTTAGCCGTCCGGCACTATTTTATGACAGGTGGAGGCGCCGGCGGATTCAGTTCTCCCGTTTCTGCAAATCACCTCATTGACGCCAAAAATATTTTTCTCGGAAGCGTTTATCTCGCAACCCAGTATCTTCGTTTAACCTTTTTTCCCTATCCGTTAACAGCCGACCACCCCTTCCCGAAAATGGAACTCGGCCCCCTGCTGATTTTTTGTCTTCTCTTCTGGGTTCTGGCAGGACTTCTCCTGTTCGTTTTCCGACGTCACAAAACACTCCTGTTTCTGACCAGTTGGTTCGTCATTACCCTGCTTCCTGTCTTTTTATTACCCGGAATGACGAGCCTTTCTATTTTTCAGGAAAACCGGGGATATCTTTCCGGAGGAGGGATCGTTATCCTGGTTGCCTGGGTTTTGGTGAATTTAAAGAACCAACTGATAAAAACACACCCGTCGTTGAATTACGGGTTTGCCGTTTTTTTATGGCTCGGAATCTCTCTATTCTCTTATGAGAGTTACCTTCGGAATCAGGTTTGGAAAAGCGAGGTGACTTTATGGGGAGACGCCTTCAAAAAAAATCCCGCTTCGTTTATTGCCTGTTTTTCTCTCGGCTATGGCTATTTAGGCGAAAACAACCTCGATCAAGCTCTTTATTTTTTCAAACAATCTTTAAACCTTTTCCCTCCTAAAGATTACCTCTACTACATTCATAACAACCTCGGAACTGTTTATTATCGCCAGGAAAATAACCAAAAAGCGTTTAAGGAGTATCTGATCGCTAAAGAGCTTTCGCCGATTTTACCAGAAGCTCATATTAACCTGGCTCTACTTTACTTAAAACAGGGTTCTTACAAAAAGGCCGCAGAGGAGCTCGATACCGAAATGGATGTCAATTATAAACATATGGAACAGAGGGTTTTGGCGGCGGTTGAAATAGAACGACAGGGTGGCAAAGAAGCGGCCGGCCCGCTGTTTCTCAAAATCTTCAGCCGGTTACCCGATTTACCCGAATACGAAGGGCTTCGTTCTCTCTCAAAAAATCATTTAAAGAGGCTCTCTTTTCCGATGAAAAGGTCTTCCTTCTCGCCATTCCCTTTAAAAAAGGCTTTCAAACGGTTTAACTTTGTTTAG